In the Topomyia yanbarensis strain Yona2022 chromosome 3, ASM3024719v1, whole genome shotgun sequence genome, one interval contains:
- the LOC131687847 gene encoding anaphase-promoting complex subunit 5: protein MSAKKEPETVGFWLPNQCSAKMDIITPHKLAVVFLIQEYLSLKKAVDENAQLDFTARDRRKFCLLLLKLIQYPDMAYKDLYGLLTSPVYGIHRAHLEEFEKLMKMLKTVGIEVLFDLYNVIDKLITDNASSYQIGIVGLYFRRVYITLDKMSFPEFMALYRNSVAYYEKGVRAVQISSSSFTNSESFMKLEAQTLYKDRNSTCKWSIKQSELFVAQQSLLLQNNEINALSPKEMQTRLNEIIHDHPLYSQAYFLTYLNSVRVRDFFNAIDAIHRSFDRSTLNSLALVQDSKEYQYSALNLAILHAQFNHNEEALASIKECIMLAQENSDKICLQLAHAWLCLLDNSKSQFSEKNIANKELITLVHSISLGIQSLVKSSASTGYTPAKLFEVLLKSDILNCQTSMMDLIANGIAERAALWAMYGKNEVSSLCSQLLLNSDLKSLGKTYNGEGICQALCSLIIWLAIQGEFNLALTVLKHTRERFPRYPLSKSWMTADYYITSMQAIFRHEWTESSNACYHLYTLDKHLSLLQRAFLALARLNLKSADQLLRQLLDDDTIEPLTRVRALLLTAHTLIPSPDNAKMEVVNVLNEALAIANKNYLDYEKALIEMHFAHVLLTMKLPHQALKAIKNCLENILANGGIYDKAKVLFLFVKCALAVELDSINKLAKIEKCLPMLEQAVEYFQKLECYVKMKDVYIFLATFYNDLEMKEERNKYAYKYRQIEEQYPSASEYLNLFY from the exons ATGAGTGCAAAGAAGGAACCGGAAACGGTCGGCTTCTGGTTGCCGAACCAGTGTTCAGCCAAAATGGACATAATAACACCGCATAAATTGGCAGTTGTTTTCCTTATACAAGAATACCTGTCGCTTAAGAAAGCAGTCGATGAAAATGCCCAGCTGGACTTCACGGCGCGTGATAGGCGAAAATTTTGCCTGTTGCTGCTGAAGCTAATCCAGTACCCGGATATGGCCTACAAGGATTTATACGGATTGTTGACCTCACCAGTTTACGGAATACATCGAGCACACTTGGAAGAGTTTGAAAAGCTGATGAAGATGTTAAAGACGGTTGGAATTGAA GTTCTGTTTGATCTGTACAATGTAATAGATAAGCTAATTACAGACAATGCTAGTAGTTACCAAATTGGAATAGTCGGCCTCTATTTCCGACGTGTCTATATTACACTCGATAAAATGAGCTTTCCCGAGTTCATGGCATTGTACAGGAACTCGGTTGCTTATTATGAGAAGGGTGTTCGTGCAGTACAAATTTCTAGCAGCTCTTTTACAAACAGCGAAAGTTTTATGAAACTCGAAGCTCAAACGCTTTATAAGGACAGGAATTCAACATGTAAATGGTCCATTAAGCAATCGGAACTGTTTGTAGCTCAACAGAGCCTATTGCTACAAAATAACGAAATCAATGCCCTTAGCCCGAAAGAAATGCAGACGAGATTGAATGAAATAATTCACGATCATCCGCTGTATTCGCAGGCATACTTTTTGACGTATTTAAACAGTGTACGTGTAAGGGATTTCTTCAATGCAATAGATGCGATACACCGATCGTTTGATCGAAGCACATTGAATTCATTGGCCCTTGTACAGGATAGCAAAGAGTATCAATATTCTGCTTTGAACTTGGCAATTTTACACGCGCAGTTTAACCACAACGAGGAAGCACTAGCAAGTATCAAGGAATGCATAATGTTGGCTCAGGAAAATAGTGATAAAATTTGCTTGCAATTAGCTCATGCGTGGCTCTGTCTGTTAGATAACAGCAAGTCCCAATTTTCAGAGAAGAATATTGCCAACAAAGAGCTTATAACATTGGTACATTCCATATCCCTCGGTATCCAGTCATTGGTAAAATCGTCCGCATCAACAGGTTACACCCCTGCAAAACTGTTTGAAGTCCTACTGAAAAGTGACATTCTGAATTGCCAAACATCTATGATGGATTTGATTGCCAATGGGATTGCCGAACGTGCAGCGCTTTGGGCTATGTACGGCAAAAATGAAGTATCGTCACTCTGCTCTCAACTGCTACTGAATTCCGATCTGAAATCACTTGGAAAAACTTACAACGGCGAAGGCATATGTCAAGCGTTATGCTCCCTAATAATTTGGTTAGCAATCCAAGGAGAATTTAATCTTGCTTTAACTGTCCTTAAGCACACTCGCGAGAGATTTCCGCGCTATCCTCTGTCAAAATCTTGGATGACCGCGGATTACTATATTACTTCTATGCAGGCTATATTTCGCCACGAATGGACTGAGTCAAGTAATGCTTGCTATCATCTATATACTCTAGACAAACATCTCTCGTTGCTTCAGCGGGCATTCCTTGCACTTGCGCGGCTCAATCTGAAATCTGCAGATCAGCTGCTACGCCAACTATTAGATGACGATACAATTGAACCGCTTACACGTGTCAGGGCTCTTCTGCTCACTGCACATACCCTAATTCCATCCCCAGATAACGCCAAAATGGAAGTCGTCAATGTTCTAAATGAGGCACTAGCAATTGCCAACAAAAATTATCTGGACTACGAAAAAGCGCTAATCGAAATGCATTTTGCACACGTACTGCTAACAATGAAACTGCCTCATCAAGCGCTGAAAGCGATAAAGAACTGTCTGGAAAACATCCTCGCAAACGGTGGAATCTATGATAAAGCAAAGGTTCTGTTTTTGTTCGTGAAATGTGCCCTCGCTGTTGAACTGGATTCTATCAATAAGCTagccaaaattgaaaaatgcttACCTATGCTGGAACAAGCGGTGGAGTACTTCCAAAAGTTGGAATGTTACGTAAAGATGAAAgatgtttacatttttctggCTACCTTCTACAACGACTTGGAGATGAAAGAAGAACGTAACAAATATGCCTACAAGTATCGCCAGATCGAAGAGCAGTATCCTAGCGCGAGTGAGTATTTGAATCTGTTTTATTAA